The following coding sequences are from one Vicugna pacos chromosome 19, VicPac4, whole genome shotgun sequence window:
- the SUN5 gene encoding SUN domain-containing protein 5, protein MPRSSRSPGDSCDPPQDVAHVLRDARPRRIIQRGRNICRMAEEPLPNTSDAFLLPIRINVPAPGLMQCMLGCMSWITCLACFLRTQAHQVLFGTCRCKLLFQKLMEKTGVLILCAFGFWICSMHLPSKMEVWQDDSIRSPLQSLRMYQEKVRHHTGEIQDLRGNMNQLIAKLQEMEAMSDEQKMAQKIMKMIQGDYIEKPDFALKSIGASIDFEQTSATYNHDKARSYWNWIRLWNYAQPPDVILEPNVTPGNCWAFSGDRGQVTIRLAQKVYLSNLTLQHIPKTISLSGSLDTAPKDFVIYGMEVSSREEVFLGAFQFQPENIIQMFQLQNQPPRTFGEVKVKISSNWGNPRFTCLYRVRVHGSVTPPREQPNQSPHPERD, encoded by the exons ATGCCACGGTCCTCAAGAAGCCCTGGGGACTCGTGTGACCCACCCCAAGATGTGGCCCACGTCCTCAGGGATGCCAGGCCCAGGAG GATCATCCAGCGAGGCCGGAACATCTGCAGGATGGCAGAGGAGCCCTTGCCAAACACAA GTGATGCCTTCCTGCTGCCTATCCGCATCAATGTCCCGGCTCCAGGCCTGATGCAGTGCATGCTGGGATGCATGT CCTGGATCACCTGCCTGGCCTGCTTCCTGAGGACTCAGGCCCACCAGGTTCTGTTTGGCACGTGCAG ATGCAAGCTGCTCTTCCAGAAGCTCATGGAGAAGACAGGCGTTCTGATCCTCTGCGCTTTTG GGTTCTGGATATGTTCTATGCACTTACCGTCCAAAATGGAAGTCTGGCAG GATGACAGCATAAGGAGTCCACTGCAAAGCTTGAG GATGTACCAAGAGAAGGTACGACATCACACTGGGGAAATCCAGGACCTCCGAGGTAACATGAATCAGCTCATTGCCAAGCTCCAGGAGATGGAAGCCATGTCAGATGAG CAAAAAATGGCCCAGAAAATCATGAAGATGATACAAGGGGATTACATCGAAAAGCCGGACTTCGCCCTGAAGTCGATAG GGGCCTCCATTGACTTTGAGCAAACGTCCGCCACATACAACCACGACAAGGCTCGCTCCTACTGGAACTGGATCCGGCTGTGGAACTATGCCCAGCCCCCGGACGTGATCCTCGAG CCCAACGTGACACCTGGCAACTGCTGGGCCTTCTCGGGTGACCGCGGCCAGGTGACCATCCGACTGGCCCAGAAGGTCTACTTGTCCAACCTGACCCTGCAGCACATCCCCAAGACCATCTCGCTGTCAGGAAGCCTGGACACTGCCCCCAAAGACTTTGTCATCTAT GGCATGGAAGTCTCCTCCAGGGAGGAGGTGTTCCTGGGGGCATTTCAGTTTCAGCCAGAAAACATCATTCAGATGTTCCAGCTCCAG AACCAGCCTCCCAGGACTTTTGGGGAAGTCAAGGTGAAGATATCGAGCAACTGGGGGAACCCACGCTTCACCTGCCTGTACCGAGTGCGTGTGCACGGCTCTGTGACTCCACCCAGAGAGCAGCCTAACCAGAGTCCTCATCCCGAAAGAGATTAA